The following is a genomic window from Pseudomonas lurida.
AAGCGCCACAGTTGCGCGAACGTCACGCTGAAGGACTCGGCGGTAGGCGCGCCGGAACGGCCCAGCAACAGCAGCGGCGCCATCACCAACAGGCCCACGCCCACCCAGAAGCCGTAGTCATGGTCGGTGCCGATCAAGCCCAACAGCAATGGGCCCGACAGCTGGCTCAAGGCATAACTGCAGCCGTACAGCGCCACCAGCCGACCGCGCCACTGCTCCACGACCAACTGGTTGATCCAGCTTTCGCCGAGGATAAACACAATGGTGAGGATCACCCCGATCATCAGCCGCAGCACCAACCACACCGGGTAATTGGGCAGGACCGCCAGCAAGCCGATGGACACCGCGCCCGCCCACAGGCACAGGCGCATGAGGTTGGCCGTGCCGAGCCATGAAGCCAGGCGACTGGAAATCTTCGCACCGAGCAGTACACCAAAGGCCGGCATCGCCGCCATTACGCCGATGGCGAAACTGCCGTAACCCCAGCTTTCGAGACGCAGGGACACCAGCGGCATGCTGACGCCCAGGGCCAGACCGACGCTGAGCACTGAAGCCAGGACGGCGAAATAAGTCGCCCAACGCATGTCCACGCTCCTGTGGATAATTTTTCCGGGTTGCAAAACGAACGGTAGGAGCGGGCTTGCCGGCGATGCAGGCACCTCAGCGTGTCAGGCACACCTCGGTGATGCTATCGCAGGCCAGCCAGCTCCCACACAAGCTCGCTCCTACAGGGACCAGCGGTGTTGCTTAGAGCTTGATCCAGGTCGCCTTCAGCTCGGTGTACTTATCGAACGCAT
Proteins encoded in this region:
- a CDS encoding MFS transporter; protein product: MRWATYFAVLASVLSVGLALGVSMPLVSLRLESWGYGSFAIGVMAAMPAFGVLLGAKISSRLASWLGTANLMRLCLWAGAVSIGLLAVLPNYPVWLVLRLMIGVILTIVFILGESWINQLVVEQWRGRLVALYGCSYALSQLSGPLLLGLIGTDHDYGFWVGVGLLVMAPLLLLGRSGAPTAESFSVTFAQLWRFCLSLPAIAWAVALFAAFEAMILTLLPVYCLQQGFTAEIALAMVSTVVVGDALLQLPIGALADYLPRRTLFLSCAVLLLASSLAIPLLMHTLLIWPVWVVFGASAGGLFTLSLILIGERYRDDALVRANAHVAQLWGIGCLIGPLVAGAGSQWISGHALPLLMAAGALGLVLLLLRQGAFGAAQPA